The Desulfatiglans anilini DSM 4660 genome includes a window with the following:
- a CDS encoding transporter substrate-binding domain-containing protein: protein MNKNLEHLTRTMLTCLGVLSVSRPPRVLLLKFQRLSYPNLQKKLSLMAFLLALVGGLQGLPAAADGARTGPGQPILSGAEIDYPPFSLVDDNGQATGFSVELLRAALAAMGKEAAFRTGPWAEVRGWLERGEIQALPLVGRTPEREALFDFTIPYITLHGAIVIRKEETGIRDLLDLSGRRVAVMKGDNAEEFLRRTERGIDIFTTATLETALQELSEGRYEAVVAQRLVALRLIQKTGLTDLEVIDQPIEGFQQDFCFGVHEGDRETLALLNEGLALVMADGTYRRLHSKWFATMQLPSDRPLVVGGDRNYPPFEFLDEEGRPAGFNVDLTRAIAREMGLSVEIKLGRWTERLKALETGKIDLLQGMFYSPTRSLQFDFSQTYNLTHHVAAVRRGEGAAPGSIHELAGMRILVEQGDIMHEVALEQGLGKQVVPVNDQEEALRELLEGKYDCALVSRITALYLINKHKWSGLVLGERPILAAEYCYATPKGLKALLAEFSEGLNGLEQSGEYRRIRDKWLGVYKNEHVSLKEALRYTAIVIVPLLLFLLSAVAWSWSMRRQVSQRTRELHESLDRFKHFFESANVGKSITQLSGQINANQALADYLGYTPEELKKKTWQQLTPPEDVPEIERKLARLLKGQKDATRFEQRCLHRNGSNVWADVSVRIRRNSEGKPLYFITTVVDITERKNAEKSLHATEEFLRAMIACSPVALYSVGLDGKVLAWNTSAERIFGWTPEEVVTRPLPIVPPDKVEEFKALRERILLEGGVRGIELLRQRKDGSLFHLRLSASPIRDSFGSIVGIMSTAEDITEQKRSELQIAHLNQVLRAIREINQLIVRERGRDHLIKEGCRLLVANRSYSSALIILERNGEQSSAWSSAGLPPEREKLAAGLAQQHKLRPLCEEAKSPGKVISPHGRKPTCTGCPVRRILGEGQILLAALTHQGESLGYLAVATENRLIVDEEELSLLDELSKDLAYALNVIEIEAENRRSQEEQARLQSQLNHAQKMESLGRLAGGLAHDYNNMLSVITGYAELAMQNVNPKETLYDDLHEILAAARRSSHITRQLLTFARRQSILPEVLDLNASVESTLKMLRRLIGEDIHLSWQPGDGSCPVYMDQSQIDQILANLCLNARDAITGVGRITIETDNLTVDESRCADQSGFKPGRYIMLSVTDDGCGMDERTLENLFEPFFTTKGTGQGTGLGLATVFGIVQQNDGFVNVYSEPGKGSTFRIYLPLCTAHAAPSKPPTAAPIPKARGETVLLVEDEPSILKLAKTMLQELGYNVLEAGSPAEAIQLACADQGGIDLLITDVVMPSMNGQELAHHLESLRPSLQVVFMSGYTAKVIAHRGILDEGVHFLQKPFSFRDLAISVRNALDSR, encoded by the coding sequence ATGAACAAAAACCTGGAACACCTCACAAGAACCATGTTGACCTGCTTGGGTGTCTTGAGCGTATCAAGACCGCCACGGGTCCTTTTATTGAAATTTCAGCGGCTGTCGTACCCCAATCTTCAGAAAAAGCTTTCCCTCATGGCTTTCCTGCTCGCTCTGGTCGGCGGCCTTCAGGGATTACCGGCGGCTGCAGACGGGGCTCGAACAGGGCCCGGACAACCCATCCTCTCCGGAGCTGAAATCGATTATCCTCCTTTCAGCCTCGTGGACGACAACGGGCAGGCAACCGGGTTTTCCGTTGAACTGCTACGCGCGGCTCTGGCCGCCATGGGGAAGGAGGCTGCTTTTCGCACAGGACCTTGGGCAGAGGTGCGCGGCTGGCTCGAACGGGGTGAAATCCAGGCCTTGCCTCTGGTCGGACGCACCCCCGAACGCGAAGCCCTCTTCGATTTCACGATCCCCTACATCACTCTGCATGGTGCTATCGTCATCCGCAAGGAAGAAACCGGCATCCGGGATCTCCTAGACTTGAGTGGCCGCCGGGTCGCCGTTATGAAGGGGGACAATGCGGAAGAGTTTCTGCGCCGCACGGAGCGCGGCATTGATATCTTCACCACCGCCACCCTCGAAACCGCCCTCCAGGAGCTTTCAGAAGGCCGCTACGAGGCAGTCGTTGCCCAACGACTCGTGGCTTTGCGACTCATCCAGAAGACCGGGTTGACTGATCTGGAGGTCATCGACCAACCCATCGAAGGATTCCAGCAGGACTTTTGCTTTGGCGTGCATGAGGGGGATCGTGAAACCCTGGCGCTGTTGAACGAGGGCCTCGCGCTGGTCATGGCGGATGGCACTTATCGGCGCCTGCATTCCAAGTGGTTTGCCACCATGCAGCTGCCCTCAGACCGGCCCCTTGTGGTCGGCGGCGACCGGAACTACCCCCCCTTTGAGTTCCTGGACGAAGAAGGACGGCCCGCTGGATTCAACGTGGACCTCACGCGCGCCATCGCACGCGAAATGGGCCTCAGTGTCGAAATCAAACTCGGCAGGTGGACGGAAAGGCTCAAAGCCCTGGAAACAGGAAAGATCGATTTGTTGCAGGGCATGTTCTACTCCCCCACCCGCAGCCTGCAGTTCGATTTCTCGCAAACCTATAACCTGACCCACCACGTCGCAGCGGTGCGCAGGGGCGAGGGAGCTGCGCCGGGGTCCATCCACGAACTCGCCGGCATGCGCATTCTTGTCGAACAGGGCGATATCATGCACGAAGTAGCTCTCGAGCAAGGTCTTGGCAAGCAGGTCGTCCCCGTCAACGACCAGGAGGAGGCCCTGCGGGAACTCCTAGAGGGAAAATACGACTGTGCGCTGGTCTCACGCATTACCGCGCTCTACCTCATCAACAAGCACAAATGGTCCGGCCTGGTTCTAGGGGAAAGACCGATCCTCGCCGCCGAATACTGTTACGCAACGCCGAAGGGTCTTAAGGCCCTCCTTGCCGAATTCAGCGAGGGGCTGAACGGCCTGGAGCAGAGCGGCGAATACCGCCGCATCCGTGACAAATGGCTTGGAGTCTACAAGAACGAGCACGTTTCTCTCAAAGAGGCGCTGCGCTACACAGCGATTGTCATTGTCCCGTTGCTGCTGTTTCTCCTCTCGGCTGTCGCCTGGTCCTGGTCAATGCGGCGACAGGTGTCTCAAAGGACAAGAGAACTTCACGAGAGCCTGGACCGTTTCAAGCATTTTTTCGAATCCGCCAACGTGGGTAAATCGATCACCCAGCTATCCGGGCAGATCAACGCAAACCAGGCCCTTGCCGATTACCTGGGATATACTCCGGAAGAACTGAAAAAAAAGACGTGGCAGCAGCTCACACCGCCTGAGGATGTGCCGGAAATCGAACGTAAACTTGCCCGTCTCTTGAAAGGACAGAAGGACGCCACGCGCTTTGAACAGAGGTGCCTCCACAGAAACGGGTCCAACGTATGGGCGGATGTGAGCGTGCGGATACGGCGCAACTCGGAGGGCAAGCCGCTTTATTTCATCACGACCGTCGTCGACATCACCGAGCGGAAGAATGCCGAAAAGTCCCTGCACGCAACCGAAGAGTTCCTGAGGGCCATGATCGCCTGTTCACCTGTAGCCCTGTACAGCGTGGGTCTGGACGGCAAGGTGCTCGCCTGGAACACTTCCGCCGAAAGAATCTTCGGATGGACTCCGGAAGAGGTGGTCACCCGCCCGCTCCCTATCGTTCCCCCGGACAAGGTCGAGGAATTCAAGGCCCTGCGGGAGCGTATCCTCCTGGAAGGAGGGGTTCGGGGCATCGAACTGCTCCGCCAGCGCAAGGACGGAAGCCTCTTCCATCTCAGGCTTTCCGCTTCGCCGATCCGGGACTCTTTCGGCAGCATCGTCGGCATCATGAGTACGGCCGAAGACATCACAGAACAGAAGCGCTCGGAGCTGCAAATCGCGCACCTGAACCAGGTTCTGCGTGCCATCCGGGAGATCAACCAGTTGATCGTGCGCGAACGGGGCAGAGACCATTTGATAAAAGAAGGCTGCCGGCTTCTGGTTGCCAACCGCAGTTACTCCTCCGCGCTGATCATCCTGGAGCGGAACGGGGAGCAATCCTCAGCCTGGTCATCGGCCGGACTGCCTCCGGAAAGAGAGAAGCTTGCCGCCGGGTTGGCTCAACAGCACAAATTGCGCCCGTTGTGTGAAGAGGCAAAATCGCCCGGCAAGGTCATTTCCCCCCACGGCCGGAAGCCAACCTGCACAGGCTGCCCGGTACGCCGAATATTAGGCGAGGGTCAGATACTGCTGGCAGCGTTGACTCACCAAGGCGAGAGCCTCGGCTACCTGGCCGTCGCCACAGAAAATCGGCTGATCGTTGACGAGGAGGAACTGAGCCTGCTGGACGAACTTTCAAAGGATTTGGCCTACGCCCTCAACGTAATCGAAATCGAGGCCGAAAACAGACGATCTCAGGAGGAGCAAGCAAGGCTTCAAAGCCAACTGAACCACGCGCAGAAAATGGAGTCCTTAGGCCGCTTGGCCGGCGGTTTAGCACATGATTACAACAATATGCTGAGCGTCATCACCGGTTACGCGGAGTTGGCCATGCAGAACGTAAACCCGAAAGAGACTCTCTACGATGACCTGCACGAAATCCTGGCCGCCGCAAGACGTTCGAGCCATATTACCCGCCAATTACTGACCTTTGCCCGTAGGCAGAGCATCCTTCCCGAAGTTCTCGACCTGAACGCATCCGTGGAGAGCACCCTCAAAATGCTGCGCCGCCTCATCGGCGAGGACATCCATCTATCCTGGCAACCCGGGGACGGCTCCTGCCCTGTTTATATGGACCAGTCCCAGATCGATCAAATTCTGGCGAATCTGTGCCTCAATGCACGAGATGCCATCACCGGGGTGGGCAGGATCACGATCGAGACGGACAACCTCACCGTCGATGAATCCCGCTGCGCCGATCAATCCGGTTTTAAGCCGGGTCGTTATATCATGCTGTCGGTCACCGATGACGGCTGCGGCATGGACGAGAGGACCCTTGAAAATCTCTTCGAACCCTTTTTCACCACCAAAGGCACCGGCCAGGGAACAGGGCTCGGTCTCGCCACCGTGTTTGGCATCGTCCAACAAAACGACGGGTTCGTAAACGTTTACAGCGAACCCGGGAAAGGATCCACTTTCCGGATCTACCTCCCACTGTGCACTGCTCATGCCGCCCCCTCGAAACCTCCCACCGCAGCGCCCATCCCTAAAGCCCGCGGCGAAACCGTACTGTTGGTGGAAGACGAGCCGTCGATCCTGAAACTCGCCAAAACGATGCTCCAGGAACTGGGCTACAACGTACTGGAAGCCGGATCCCCCGCCGAGGCCATCCAGTTGGCCTGTGCCGATCAGGGCGGCATCGATCTCCTGATCACGGATGTCGTCATGCCAAGTATGAACGGGCAGGAATTGGCCCACCACCTCGAGTCCCTCCGCCCCAGCCTTCAAGTTGTGTTCATGTCGGGCTACACGGCGAAAGTGATCGCTCATCGGGGCATTCTGGATGAAGGAGTGCATTTTCTTCAAAAGCCCTTCTCTTTTCGGGATCTGGCGATCAGCGTGCGCAATGCACTGGACAGCAGGTAA
- a CDS encoding GAF domain-containing protein yields MHDDKTSNHFSNKAIKSRTKITEINEMNTQFNEARQLARRRKKELEAFMQSSKAVLAVQKFSDSARSIFNYCKDLIGATSGYVALLSADGTENELLFLESGGMPCSVDPHLPMPIRGLREEAYRSHLAVYNNDFMKSPWAGLMPEGHVVLSNVLFAPLVISDKTVGIIGLANKASDFDDNDAKMATGFGELAAIALQNSRNRDEIVRSNRRNEEIINELNRALAEVKTLTGLLPICSICKKIRDDKGYWKQIEQYISDHSDAEFSHSICQECAAKYYPEMDLYDDAPSS; encoded by the coding sequence ATGCACGATGATAAAACTAGTAATCATTTCTCAAATAAAGCTATTAAATCAAGGACTAAAATAACAGAGATTAATGAAATGAATACACAGTTCAATGAAGCACGGCAATTAGCCCGACGGCGAAAAAAAGAACTCGAAGCTTTTATGCAGAGTTCCAAAGCTGTTTTGGCTGTGCAAAAATTCTCCGATTCAGCAAGATCCATTTTTAATTACTGTAAGGACCTGATCGGTGCGACTTCCGGCTATGTCGCCCTGCTAAGCGCTGATGGAACGGAAAATGAACTTCTCTTTCTCGAGTCGGGTGGTATGCCTTGCAGCGTCGATCCTCACTTGCCAATGCCTATCAGGGGCTTAAGGGAGGAAGCTTACAGGTCCCACCTGGCCGTATACAACAACGATTTCATGAAAAGCCCCTGGGCCGGCTTGATGCCTGAGGGCCACGTTGTATTGAGCAACGTTCTTTTCGCCCCCCTTGTGATCTCGGACAAAACCGTCGGAATCATCGGCCTGGCCAATAAGGCGTCTGATTTTGATGACAATGACGCCAAGATGGCAACAGGTTTCGGGGAACTTGCAGCCATCGCACTGCAAAACAGCAGAAATCGCGATGAAATCGTGCGGAGCAACCGGCGCAACGAAGAGATCATCAATGAGTTGAACAGGGCGCTTGCCGAGGTCAAGACATTGACTGGACTCCTGCCGATTTGCTCAATATGCAAAAAGATCCGTGACGACAAGGGCTACTGGAAGCAAATTGAACAATACATTTCGGATCACTCGGATGCGGAGTTTTCGCACAGCATTTGTCAAGAGTGCGCCGCAAAATATTATCCAGAAATGGATCTTTACGATGATGCACCATCTAGTTGA